One genomic segment of Deinococcus sp. LM3 includes these proteins:
- a CDS encoding LacI family DNA-binding transcriptional regulator translates to MNPGTRTTIDDIAREAGVSKGTVSRVLNGHPTVADRTRARVQAVMARLDYAPDPAARHLSWRTGQTLGLSLDRDDPILHPYHVLLRRALESQTAPQGVQLVDLRADLTRMARLPSAVLVMHAVEGDPRPAYLRSRGVPCVLIGHQPGEFWVAPEDVGGARLATEHLIRAGHHQLAFLGRGDSQVAQDRERGCRDSARAAGLDVQAIASDFTVLGGYRAVRRAWETGTRFTGLFAQSDESAAGAVAALEDLGVNVPGQVSVVGFDGLPELPIRQTLTTVAQDIPRIAATALALVQDAISGQPARGEFIPVQLLPGATVAPPPGGTP, encoded by the coding sequence ATGAATCCAGGCACCCGCACCACCATCGACGACATCGCCCGCGAAGCCGGCGTCAGCAAGGGCACGGTCAGCCGCGTCCTGAACGGTCACCCGACCGTCGCCGACCGCACCCGCGCCCGCGTGCAGGCCGTCATGGCCCGCCTGGACTACGCCCCCGACCCCGCTGCCCGCCACCTCAGCTGGCGCACCGGCCAGACCCTCGGCCTGTCCCTCGACCGCGACGACCCCATCCTGCACCCCTACCACGTCCTGCTGCGCCGCGCCCTGGAAAGCCAGACCGCCCCGCAGGGCGTGCAGCTCGTGGACCTGCGCGCCGACCTGACCCGCATGGCCCGGCTGCCCAGCGCCGTCCTGGTCATGCACGCCGTCGAGGGCGACCCCCGACCCGCGTACCTGCGTTCACGCGGCGTGCCCTGCGTCCTGATCGGGCATCAGCCCGGCGAGTTCTGGGTCGCGCCGGAGGACGTGGGCGGCGCCCGCCTCGCCACCGAACACCTGATCCGCGCCGGACACCACCAGCTGGCCTTCCTGGGCCGCGGCGACAGTCAGGTCGCCCAGGACCGCGAGCGCGGCTGCCGCGACAGCGCCCGCGCCGCCGGACTGGACGTGCAGGCCATCGCCAGCGACTTCACGGTTCTCGGCGGGTACCGCGCCGTCCGCCGCGCCTGGGAGACCGGCACGCGCTTCACCGGCCTGTTCGCCCAGAGCGACGAGAGCGCCGCCGGAGCCGTGGCCGCCCTCGAAGACCTGGGCGTGAACGTCCCCGGTCAGGTCAGCGTGGTGGGCTTCGACGGCCTGCCGGAACTGCCGATCCGCCAGACGCTCACCACCGTCGCGCAGGACATCCCCCGCATCGCCGCCACCGCCCTGGCCCTCGTGCAGGACGCCATCAGCGGCCAGCCCGCCAGGGGCGAATTCATTCCCGTG
- a CDS encoding AIM24 family protein has translation MTQLQPGEKRPLSDFISGMRLRVQVTHDLPQADVSVFGLDGDRQLRDDRYFVFYNQLVSPGREVTLHLDGGRATFDLDLAALPPGIERLVFVISHDSAPMSRLGQLRLSVQDPQGAERATVVLGGAQFTAERAVMIAELYRHTSGWRLGSVAQGFQGGLDSLLGYFGGQVAGEPAPAPASPPVVPPPAAPFVPTPAPAPTPAPAPTPAPAPVPPTPPAPPADTGQGSSVADFLRRSAEQDRPGDVFELESSKMLEVKVNGRVWSKIGAMVAYRGRLEFKRSSTLRDLVGGLRSGGGMGALLGAAMRMGSGEMGPLVSIEGQGVCYLADQGKEISIIRLQGDALNVNGKDLLAFEDTITHEITMQRSVAGMVAGGMFSVQVRGHGLVAILSHGKPLTLRVTPNEPIFTDPNATIAWSEHLRPDLRVNQDLRSMFGRGGGETLQMAFQGDGFVVVQPYEEASAMENLPSH, from the coding sequence ATGACGCAACTTCAGCCCGGCGAGAAACGCCCCCTGTCCGACTTCATTTCCGGTATGCGCCTGCGGGTGCAGGTCACGCACGACCTGCCGCAGGCCGACGTGAGTGTGTTCGGCCTGGACGGCGACCGTCAGCTGCGTGACGACCGGTACTTCGTGTTCTACAACCAGCTCGTCAGCCCCGGCCGCGAGGTGACCCTGCACCTGGACGGGGGCCGCGCCACCTTCGACCTGGACCTCGCCGCCCTGCCGCCCGGGATAGAGCGGCTGGTGTTCGTGATCTCGCACGACAGCGCCCCCATGAGCCGCCTGGGGCAGCTGCGCCTGAGCGTGCAGGACCCGCAGGGCGCGGAGCGGGCCACCGTGGTTCTCGGCGGCGCCCAGTTCACGGCGGAGCGGGCCGTGATGATCGCGGAACTGTACCGGCACACCAGCGGGTGGCGACTGGGCAGCGTCGCGCAGGGCTTCCAGGGCGGACTGGACTCGCTGCTGGGGTACTTCGGCGGGCAGGTGGCCGGCGAGCCGGCGCCCGCACCGGCCAGCCCGCCCGTCGTTCCACCACCGGCGGCGCCTTTCGTCCCGACGCCTGCTCCGGCCCCCACGCCCGCGCCGGCCCCCACACCTGCTCCGGCCCCGGTGCCGCCCACCCCGCCTGCGCCCCCGGCAGACACCGGGCAGGGCAGCAGCGTCGCGGACTTCCTGCGCCGCAGCGCCGAGCAGGACCGGCCGGGCGACGTGTTCGAACTGGAAAGCAGCAAGATGCTGGAAGTCAAGGTCAACGGCCGCGTCTGGAGCAAGATCGGCGCGATGGTTGCGTACCGGGGCCGCCTGGAATTCAAACGGTCGAGCACCCTGCGTGACCTCGTGGGGGGCCTGCGGTCGGGCGGCGGGATGGGCGCGCTGCTGGGCGCGGCCATGCGCATGGGCAGCGGCGAGATGGGCCCCCTGGTCAGCATCGAGGGGCAGGGCGTGTGTTACCTCGCCGATCAGGGCAAGGAGATCTCGATCATCCGCCTGCAGGGCGACGCCCTGAACGTGAACGGCAAGGACCTGCTGGCCTTCGAGGACACCATCACGCACGAGATCACCATGCAGCGCTCGGTGGCGGGCATGGTGGCCGGCGGGATGTTCAGCGTGCAGGTACGCGGGCACGGTCTGGTCGCCATCCTGAGCCACGGCAAGCCCCTGACCCTGCGTGTCACGCCGAACGAACCGATCTTCACGGACCCGAACGCCACCATCGCCTGGAGTGAACATCTGCGCCCGGACCTGCGCGTCAACCAGGATCTGCGCTCCATGTTCGGACGGGGCGGCGGCGAAACCCTCCAGATGGCCTTCCAGGGAGACGGGTTCGTGGTCGTGCAACCGTACGAGGAAGCCTCGGCCATGGAGAACCTGCCCAGCCACTGA
- a CDS encoding replication initiator protein A, translating to MPRPRKKVTVPPQRPAEITRFDEANSARLGLICVQERIPSDYTRWDHEWTVEDRTARLTCISPSEYGGVPHGLDGDFATTLNLMYLEQGSPDSGEVNTTAYQLLSKSGFPDSGQYYQALQESLDRLKGATYAASESWRDKRYDRWTTVKFNIIEQIDADTAGGLTFGSGTLLRIRLARPVVQSLRAQYVKPLDMTFVQSLNRSLTRSLYRILDARRYDPVHLSEPVTVLHIPLQQWARECKLLETMPARIKRNLDGAHQELIDRGYLRSVTYEGTRLSTAIVYEFGDVQVNPPAPEPSLQVIADSPLVEALCREGVVLPVARKLVHQYGELHVTTRLEAFQSLLSSGYSPKKRSALLVDVIKDEDGKYTAVVQGLPALTGKLETQTPVGERASRTRKAAGAQSTELDELTERMNSEFSALPRDEQAARALTQVRMFVGRELREHHLRGLMAAMLSGEADPLEVQREVIRAASELRLPEFAQRLRETHEPGNG from the coding sequence ATGCCACGCCCCCGCAAGAAAGTGACGGTCCCGCCCCAGCGTCCCGCTGAGATCACGCGCTTCGACGAGGCGAACTCCGCGCGCCTGGGTCTGATCTGCGTGCAGGAACGCATTCCCAGCGATTACACCCGCTGGGACCACGAGTGGACGGTCGAGGACCGCACCGCCCGCCTGACCTGCATCTCGCCCAGCGAGTACGGGGGCGTTCCGCACGGTCTGGACGGCGATTTCGCGACTACCCTGAATCTGATGTACCTCGAGCAGGGCTCACCGGATTCCGGCGAAGTGAACACCACTGCGTACCAGCTGCTCAGCAAGTCCGGTTTCCCGGACAGCGGCCAGTACTACCAGGCACTTCAGGAATCTCTGGACCGTCTCAAGGGCGCCACGTACGCCGCCAGTGAATCCTGGCGCGACAAACGCTACGACCGCTGGACGACCGTCAAGTTCAACATCATCGAACAGATCGACGCGGACACGGCGGGCGGTCTGACGTTCGGGTCGGGCACGCTGCTGCGCATCCGGCTGGCGCGGCCGGTGGTGCAGAGCCTGCGGGCGCAGTACGTCAAGCCGCTGGACATGACCTTCGTGCAGAGCCTCAACCGGTCCCTGACTCGTAGCCTGTACCGCATCCTGGACGCCCGCCGGTACGATCCGGTGCACCTGAGCGAACCGGTGACAGTCCTGCACATTCCGCTTCAGCAGTGGGCGCGGGAGTGCAAGCTGCTGGAGACCATGCCTGCCCGCATCAAACGCAACCTGGACGGCGCGCATCAGGAACTGATCGACCGGGGGTACCTGCGCAGCGTCACGTACGAGGGCACGCGACTGAGCACCGCCATCGTGTACGAATTCGGTGACGTGCAGGTCAATCCGCCGGCCCCCGAACCGAGCCTGCAGGTGATCGCGGACTCGCCGCTGGTCGAGGCGCTGTGCCGCGAGGGTGTGGTGTTACCCGTGGCGCGCAAGCTGGTGCACCAGTACGGCGAACTGCACGTCACGACCCGCCTGGAGGCCTTCCAGTCGCTGCTGAGTAGCGGGTACTCCCCCAAGAAACGCTCGGCGCTGCTGGTCGACGTGATCAAGGATGAGGACGGCAAGTACACGGCGGTGGTGCAGGGTCTGCCTGCCCTGACCGGGAAACTGGAAACGCAGACGCCGGTGGGAGAGCGGGCCAGTCGGACGAGGAAGGCGGCAGGTGCGCAGTCCACGGAACTCGACGAGTTGACCGAGCGGATGAATTCAGAGTTCAGTGCCCTGCCGCGCGACGAGCAGGCGGCGCGCGCCCTGACGCAGGTGCGGATGTTCGTGGGCCGTGAGCTGCGCGAACATCACCTGCGGGGCCTGATGGCCGCCATGCTGTCCGGTGAGGCCGACCCGCTGGAGGTGCAGCGGGAAGTGATCCGCGCGGCCAGTGAACTGCGCCTGCCGGAATTCGCCCAGCGGCTCCGCGAAACGCACGAGCCTGGGAACGGATAG